A part of Rhodamnia argentea isolate NSW1041297 chromosome 8, ASM2092103v1, whole genome shotgun sequence genomic DNA contains:
- the LOC115736648 gene encoding uncharacterized protein LOC115736648, whose product MANDLFSKIAPEDVPALSSVFSGRNLAVAFVFVLVGLISSRNYKHCSYLWMWRPRRICFRHVFGGRLLWVGIAFAPRQLCLVLNRIFCHSTDDTSMPSDPNNVEDRLEMPDNATSNRVSTLDEAELKELMSHITESDGGPPWQLMMDKTTPTLTYQAWCRDPPVGPTRYCTRTVFTGVSPELLRDFFWDDEFRLKWEKMLVSCRTLHVCPRTGTMVVHWIRKLPLIRTEREYVIVRRIWQSESRYYCVTKGTTCPSLPNRRNTRRVEVYYSSWCINPVGSGSRQQQPASEVILFHHEDIGVRKEIVKMCARAGMWGLVKKMEGAVQAYNLARASSTPRSSYAILACMTTKCGPLAVPAPYLEVDKDEKLKGRQRKDVNVLKWLVVGGVLIASGLTLQVTGKVVLFQLGKWMTQFSRAKEDQQKHGITH is encoded by the exons ATGGCGAATGATTTGTTCAGCAAGATCGCTCCGGAAGATGTTCCTGCTTTATCTTCCGTGTTTTCGGGACGAAATTTAGCAGTGGCATTCGTGTTTGTTCTCGTTGGACTGATTTCCTCTAGAAATTATAAGCATTGCTCTTATCTTTGGATGTGGAGGCCACGGAGAATTTGCTTCCGGCATGTTTTCGGCGGGAGGCTTCTGTGGGTGGGGATTGCCTTCGCTCCTCGTCAGCTATGTTTGGTCCTGAACAGAATTTTCTGCCACTCTACTGACGACACCAGCATGCCGTCCGACCCCAACAATGTCGAAGACCGTCTAGAGATGCCCGATAATGCCACCTCCAACCGTGTGTCAA CCTTAGACGAAGCTGAGCTAAAGGAACTGATGTCTCACATAACCGAGTCTGATGGCGGTCCACCATGGCAGCTGATGATGGACAAGACAACTCCAACCCTGACGTACCAAGCTTGGTGCAGAGACCCGCCT GTTGGCCCGACACGGTATTGCACCAGAACGGTCTTCACGGGCGTCTCGCCCGAGTTACTGAGGGACTTCTTTTGGGACGATGAATTCCGTCTCAAGTGGGAAAAGATGCTAGTCTCCTGCAGGACTTTACATGTCTGCCCACGAACTGGGACCATGGTTGTTCACTGGATAAGAAAG CTACCGCTGATCCGCACTGAGCGAGAGTACGTCATCGTTCGTCGCATTTGGCAATCTGAATCCAGATACTACTGCGTGACCAAG GGAACAACATGTCCGTCTCTACCAAATCGCAGAAATACCCGAAGAGTAGAGGTTTACTATTCTAGTTGGTGCATAAATCCAG TAGGATCAGGGAGCCGGCAACAGCAGCCCGCATCAGAGGTAATCTTATTCCACCACGAGGACATTGGTGTACGAAAGGAGATAGTTAAGATGTGCGCCAGGGCGGGAATGTGGGGCCTCGTGAAGAAAATGGAGGGTGCAGTTCAAGCTTACAACCTCGCTCGAGCCAGCAGCACGCCTCGGTCATCTTACGCGATCCTGGCGTGCATGACCACCAAATGCGGGCCGCTGGCGGTTCCAGCTCCTTATCTGGAAGTTGACAAGGATGAGAAATTGAAGGGTAGACAGAGGAAAGACGTGAACGTCTTGAAATGGCTGGTGGTGGGCGGAGTATTGATAGCTTCCGGGCTGACTCTACAGGTCACTGGCAAGGTGGTGCTATTCCAGTTAGGAAAATGGATGACGCAGTTCAGTAGGGCAAAGGAGGATCAGCAAAAGCACGGAATCACGCACTGA
- the LOC115736647 gene encoding eukaryotic peptide chain release factor subunit 1-3-like, which yields MADGHETDKNIEIWKIKKLIKALEAARGNGTSMISLIMPPRDQISRVTKMLGDEFGTASNIKSRVNRQSVLGAITSAQQRLKLYSKVPSNGLVLYTGTIVTEDGKEKKVTIDFEPFRPINASLYLCDNKFHTEALNELLESDDKFGFIVMDGNGTLFGTLSGNTREVLHKFSVDLPKKHGRGGQSALRFARLRMEKRHNYVRKTAELATQFFINPSTSQPNVSGLILAGSADFKTELSQSDMFDPRLQAKILNVVDVSYGGENGFNQAIELSSEILANVKFIQEKRLIGKYFEEISQDTGKYVFGVDDTLKVLEMGAVEILIVWENLDINRFTTKNNTTGEIIIKHLNKDQELDQNNFRDPATAAELEVQEKLSLLEWFANEYKRFGCTLEFVTNKSQEGSQFCRGFGGIGGILRYQIDIRSFDEFSDEGEFYDDSE from the coding sequence ATGGCTGATGGTCATGAGACTGACAAGAACATTGAGATATGGAAGATCAAGAAATTGATCAAGGCTTTGGAAGCTGCAAGAGGCAATGGCACAAGCATGATTTCTCTGATCATGCCTCCTCGTGATCAAATCTCTCGAGTTACCAAAATGCTTGGTGACGAGTTTGGTACTGCATCGAACATCAAGAGCAGGGTGAATCGACAATCTGTGCTCGGCGCAATCACGTCTGCTCAGCAGAGGCTCAAGCTTTACAGCAAGGTTCCTTCTAATGGGCTTGTGCTATACACTGGCACAATTGTTACTGAAGatggaaaggagaagaaggtgaCAATTGATTTTGAGCCTTTCAGGCCCATCAATGCGTCTCTGTACCTGTGTGACAACAAGTTCCATACTGAAGCTCTGAATGAACTCTTAGAATCCGATGATAAGTTTGGTTTCATTGTTATGGATGGTAATGGGACTCTCTTTGGGACTCTGAGTGGTAATACGAGGGAGGTGCTTCACAAATTCAGTGTGGACCTGCCGAAGAAGCATGGAAGAGGTGGGCAGTCAGCTCTTCGTTTTGCTCGTCTTCGAATGGAGAAGCGCCACAACTATGTGAGGAAGACGGCTGAGCTAGCCACGCAGTTTTTCATTAATCCATCAACTAGCCAGCCCAATGTTTCAGGGCTTATCCTAGCTGGATCAGCAGACTTCAAAACTGAGTTGAGTCAATCTGACATGTTTGATCCTCGTCTTCAGGCCAAGATACTGAATGTGGTTGATGTTTCTTACGGTGGTGAGAATGGTTTCAACCAGGCCATCGAGTTGTCTTCAGAGATATTGGCCAACGTGAAGTTCATTCAGGAAAAGCGCTTGATTGGTAAATACTTTGAGGAGATAAGCCAGGATACTGGAAAATATGTTTTCGGTGTGGATGACACGCTGAAAGTTCTGGAGATGGGTGCTGTTGAAATTCTCATTGTGTGGGAGAACCTGGATATCAATAGGTTCACAACGAAGAACAACACTACTGGTGAGATTATCATCAAGCACTTGAACAAAGACCAAGAGCTTGACCAGAACAACTTCAGGGATCCTGCCACCGCAGCTGAGCTTGAGGTTCAGGAGAAATTGTCGCTTCTGGAGTGGTTTGCTAATGAATATAAGCGATTTGGTTGCACGCTTGAGTTTGTCACAAACAAGTCTCAAGAGGGATCCCAGTTCTGTAGAGGTTTTGGTGGGATTGGAGGGATCCTCCGTTACCAGATTGATATCCGCTCGTTTGATGAGTTCTCTGATGAGGGTGAATTTTATGATGACTCTGAATAG
- the LOC125316224 gene encoding histone-lysine N-methyltransferase ASHR2-like, translating to MADKAASLLNLAEIEGRGRALAAAQPLRGGQIALWDSSILLCSALPTTCYCANCFKILPQSSSSQAVSCPTCDRHAFCSPSCLCAALTTSHPPWVCQALSRLVACPLLDGQPLERHVQARFLIAACNLATVSPSYFQLLLSLQGREAHTDDTIAAAQFLHSLLASVCPPPPPASPFPQGFSFEMIVALLSRDKLNAFCLMEPVSSRDGDELDGEISIIHDEGKNLSL from the exons ATGGCGGACAAAGCAGCTTCGCTTCTGAACCTCGCCGAGATCGAAGGCAGAGGGAGGGCTCTAGCGGCGGCTCAGCCGCTGCGAGGTGGCCAAATCGCCCTCTGGGACTCTTCTATTCTTCTCTGCTCTGCTCTTC cgacTACTTGTTATTGCGCCAATTGCTTCAAAATCTTGCCTCAGTCCTCCTCGTCGCAAGCCGTCTCGTGCCCTACGTGCGATCGCCACGCATTTTGCAGCCCCAGCTGTCTCTGCGCCGCCTTGACGACGTCGCACCCTCCTTGGGTCTGTCAAGCGCTGTCTCGTTTGGTTGCTTGCCCTCTGCTCGACGGGCAGCCTCTCGAACGCCATGTCCAGGCTCGGTTCCTTATCGCCGCTTGCAATCTCGCGACCGTCTCTCCTTCGTATTTCCAGCTACTGCTCTCTCTCCAGGGCCGAGAGGCTCACACGGACGACACCATTGCGGCTGCGCAGTTCCTGCATTCGCTGCTCGCCTCGGTTTGTCCTCCCCCTCCTCCGGCTTCGCCTTTCCCTCAGgggttttcttttgaaatgatcGTCGCGTTGCTTTCGAGGGACAAGCTCAATGCTTTCTGTTTGATGGAGCCGGTTTCGTCGCGGGATGGGGACGAATTGGATGGGGAGATATCG ATAATCCATGA TGAGGGAAAAAATTTGAGTTTGTAA
- the LOC115736729 gene encoding histone-lysine N-methyltransferase ASHR2, with protein MADEAASLLNLAEIEGRGRALVAAQRLRGGQIVLRDSPILLYSALPITKQPPSSSSSATTCYCANCFKILPQSSSSQAVSCPTCDHHAFCSPSCLSAAVTTSHTPWVCQALSRLVACPLLDGQPLERHVQARFLIAACNLATVSPSNFQLLLSLQGREAHTDDTISAAQFLHSLLASVCPPPPPASPFPQGFSFEMIVALLSRDKLNAFGLMEPVSSRDGDELDGERSVRAYGIYPRASFFNHDCLPNACRFDYVDSASDGNTDIIVRIIHDVPQGREICLSYFPVNLNYANRQRRLMEDYGFACDCDRCKVEANWSDDENEHGDNREDNDGDTEGMNEDADEQMGGLEAGIGEEKETDFPHAYFFLRYMCNRENCGGTMAPLPPSECAPSNRMECNVCGQLRNEDEEAEADGEEAMDE; from the coding sequence ATGGCGGACGAAGCAGCCTCGCTCCTGAACCTCGCCGAGATCGAAGGCAGAGGGAGGGCTCTAGTGGCGGCTCAGCGGCTGCGAGGCGGCCAAATCGTCCTCAGGGACTCTCCTATTCTTCTCTACTCTGCTCTTCCCATCACCAAACaaccaccttcttcttcttcttctgcgacTACTTGTTATTGCGCCAATTGCTTCAAAATCTTGCCTCAGTCCTCCTCGTCGCAAGCCGTCTCGTGCCCTACGTGCGATCACCACGCATTTTGCAGCCCCAGCTGTCTCTCCGCCGCCGTCACGACGTCGCACACTCCTTGGGTCTGTCAAGCGCTGTCTCGTTTGGTTGCTTGCCCTCTGCTCGACGGTCAGCCTCTCGAACGCCATGTCCAAGCTCGGTTCCTTATCGCCGCTTGCAATCTCGCGACCGTCTCTCCTTCGAATTTCCAGCTACTGCTCTCTCTCCAGGGCCGAGAGGCTCACACGGACGACACCATTTCGGCAGCGCAGTTCCTGCATTCGCTGCTCGCCTCGGTTTGTCCTCCCCCTCCTCCGGCTTCGCCTTTCCCTCAGgggttttcttttgaaatgatcGTCGCGTTGCTTTCGAGGGACAAGCTCAATGCTTTCGGTTTGATGGAGCCGGTTTCGTCGCGGGATGGGGACGAATTGGATGGGGAGAGATCGGTGAGAGCTTATGGTATTTATCCCAGAGCTTCTTTCTTCAACCACGATTGCCTACCAAATGCTTGTAGATTTGACTACGTAGACTCTGCTTCTGACGGTAATACTGATATAATCGTGCGGATAATCCATGATGTTCCTCAAGGGAGAGAGATCTGCTTGAGTTATTTTCCTGTCAACTTGAATTATGCGAATAGGCAGAGAAGGTTGATGGAAGACTATGGGTTCGCCTGTGACTGCGATCGGTGCAAGGTCGAGGCCAATTGGTCTGACGATGAGAATGAGCACGGCGATAACCGCGAAGACAATGATGGCGACACTGAAGGGATGAATGAGGATGCCGATGAACAAATGGGTGGATTGGAGGCGGGTATTGGAGAGGAGAAAGAGACCGACTTCCCCCATGCATATTTCTTCCTAAGGTATATGTGCAACAGGGAAAACTGCGGCGGGACAATGGCTCCTTTGCCTCCGTCGGAGTGTGCTCCTTCCAATAGAATGGAGTGTAATGTATGTGGTCAGCTCAGGAATGAGGATGAAGAGGCAGAAGCCGATGGAGAAGAGGCTATGGATGAGTGA
- the LOC115736730 gene encoding UPF0481 protein At3g47200-like has protein sequence MSVDSHETDWIVQVNESLKPLPSREQQLWEKRSIYRIPTHVANLNPKAYLPQVVSFGPYHHGDDHLLPMEEHKRRALSRFLERTGKPLEPFLKSLREVARDLEESYDALDPKWKVGGSQGSAGPFLDLMIIDGCFLLEILMFATGREKGYAHNDPIFSNYGMVYIMQHIRRDMLMLENQLPMLVLYRLYAVECDGKQGIEFINGLVFEFFLIFEFFGSYNFFVHGLDERLHVLEVYRKSLQLHEDRSKEPQLEEMWQWSSKVIIPSATELKYAGIRFETSYTNNLRDISFASGTLRLPMIVVDATSESVLLNLIAFERFHIGAGYEVTSYISLMAQIITDKRDVELLRTQGIIQHAIGSDEAVAELFHSLSKDVALDPGSSLKAVKGPLDEYCKKRWIMWKANIVRTYFSNPWSILSLIAAVFALALTIIQTVYSALSYNPNPHFASGK, from the exons ATGTCTGTGGACTCGCACGAGACTGACTGGATCGTCCAAGTCAACGAGAGCCTCAAGCCCTTGCCCTCCCGCGAGCAGCAGCTGTGGGAGAAGCGGTCCATCTATAGGATCCCCACCCACGTCGCCAACCTCAACCCCAAGGCCTATCTGCCTCAGGTTGTCTCCTTCGGCCCGTACCACCACGGCGATGACCACCTCCTCCCCATGGAGGAACACAAGCGCCGTGCGCTTTCCCGCTTCCTTGAGCGCACCGGGAAGCCCCTCGAGCCCTTCCTCAAGTCCCTGAGGGAGGTGGCGCGGGACCTCGAGGAGAGCTACGATGCGCTGGATCCCAAGTGGAAGGTGGGCGGCAGCCAGGGCTCGGCAGGCCCGTTCCTGGACCTGATGATCATTGACGGCTGCTTCTTGCTCGAGATCCTAATGTTCGCAACCGGCCGGGAGAAGGGCTACGCGCACAACGACCCCATCTTCAGCAATTACGGAATGGTCTACATAATGCAGCACATTAGGCGGGACATGCTAATGCTGGAGAATCAACTGCCGATGCTAGTACTGTATCGGCTGTACGCCGTCGAGTGCGATGGGAAGCAG GGAATCGAATTCATCAACGGTCTCGTATTCGAATTCTTCCTCATCTTCGAATTCTTCGGCTCCTACAACTTTTTCGTCCATGGCTTGGACGAACGCCTGCACGTCCTGGAGGTCTATAGGAAGAGCCTGCAGCTCCATGAGGATAGGTCCAAGGAGCCCCAGCTCGAGGAGATGTGGCAATGGAGCAGCAAGGTGATAATCCCGTCGGCAACCGAGCTCAAATATGCCGGGATCCGGTTCGAGACGAGCTACACCAACAACCTGAGGGACATCTCCTTTGCCAGCGGGACCCTGAGGCTCCCCATGATCGTGGTGGATGCCACCTCTGAGTCCGTGCTCCTCAATCTCATCGCGTTCGAGCGCTTCCACATCGGGGCCGGGTATGAGGTCACGTCCTACATCTCCTTGATGGCTCAAATCATCACCGACAAGCGGGACGTCGAGCTACTCCGCACCCAGGGTATCATCCAACATGCCATCGGGAGCGACGAGGCGGTCGCCGAGCTGTTCCACTCGCTGTCCAAGGACGTGGCACTCGACCCTGGGAGCAGCCTCAAAGCCGTGAAGGGGCCTCTCGACGAATACTGCAAGAAGCGCTGGATCATGTGGAAGGCTAATATCGTCCGCACCTACTTCAGTAATCCTTGGTCTATATTGTCTCTTATCGCCGCGGTCTTCGCGTTGGCGCTCACCATAATTCAGACAGTGTACTCCGCGCTCAGCTACAACCCGAACCCTCACTTCGCCtctggaaaataa